From one Sulfuricurvum sp. IAE1 genomic stretch:
- a CDS encoding diguanylate cyclase yields MQVIPYPNVLLDALEIGVFIIDENYDVRYWNKWLEINTSIPASEIVGKNLRDFYPQIDYKVLSRKIRTTLRLESPTFYDASLQNRFIEIPRTKITTSLLRNMQLQVTISPYIPAESSVMVSIYDISDLHELKLTLQSQMRQIAELNAELHRDQMIIDANLLIVKIDENCTVLEATSAFLEFFGCTEQEVVGRALNLIFSDGIADSDPKMFRKAVEARKRWSGEINATRKGGETVWLDAVITPILDEEPLRHTVIFHDITDKKRIELLSITDPLTKLFNRNKFNEVIENMIQRRCWDENHSFALIIADIDHFKRINDTYGHPAGDRVLVEIAHLLSDTVRTGDILARWGGEEFVCLLPDVDRESALYTAEKLRGVIEQNPIAEVGRVSGSFGVALFTGGDTQESLLHRADEALYRAKANGRNRVEYADSPAI; encoded by the coding sequence ATGCAAGTCATTCCCTACCCGAACGTCCTCCTCGATGCGCTGGAGATCGGCGTCTTCATCATCGACGAGAACTACGACGTCCGCTACTGGAACAAGTGGCTTGAAATCAATACCTCGATTCCGGCATCCGAGATCGTCGGAAAAAACCTCCGCGATTTTTACCCCCAGATCGATTACAAGGTCCTCTCCCGTAAAATCCGCACAACGCTGCGGCTTGAGTCGCCGACCTTTTACGACGCTTCGCTTCAGAACCGTTTTATCGAGATTCCCCGGACCAAAATCACGACGTCGCTGTTGCGGAACATGCAGCTGCAGGTGACGATTTCCCCTTACATTCCGGCCGAATCGTCGGTCATGGTGTCGATCTACGACATCAGCGACCTGCACGAGCTTAAACTGACGCTTCAGTCGCAGATGCGCCAGATTGCCGAACTCAACGCCGAACTCCACCGCGACCAGATGATTATCGATGCGAACCTTTTGATTGTCAAAATCGATGAAAACTGTACCGTACTGGAAGCGACGTCGGCATTTTTGGAATTTTTCGGCTGCACCGAGCAGGAGGTGGTCGGTAGAGCGCTGAATCTCATCTTCAGCGACGGGATTGCCGATTCCGATCCGAAGATGTTCCGTAAGGCGGTGGAAGCCCGGAAACGGTGGTCGGGTGAGATCAATGCGACCCGCAAGGGGGGAGAGACGGTATGGCTCGATGCGGTTATCACCCCGATCCTCGATGAGGAACCCCTGCGGCATACGGTGATTTTCCACGACATCACCGACAAAAAACGGATCGAGCTCCTCTCCATCACCGATCCGCTGACCAAACTGTTCAACCGCAACAAGTTCAACGAAGTGATCGAAAACATGATTCAGCGCCGCTGCTGGGACGAAAACCACTCGTTCGCCCTGATCATCGCCGACATCGACCATTTCAAACGAATCAACGACACCTACGGCCACCCCGCGGGTGACCGCGTGCTCGTCGAGATCGCCCATCTCCTCTCCGATACGGTCCGCACCGGCGATATCCTGGCCCGCTGGGGGGGCGAAGAGTTTGTCTGCCTCCTCCCCGACGTCGATCGTGAGAGTGCGCTCTACACCGCCGAAAAACTGCGCGGTGTGATCGAACAAAACCCCATTGCCGAAGTGGGGCGGGTGAGCGGATCGTTCGGGGTGGCACTGTTTACCGGCGGGGATACCCAGGAGAGCCTTTTGCACCGCGCCGACGAAGCGCTGTACCGTGCCAAGGCAAACGGGCGCAACCGGGTCGAATACGCAGACTCCCCGGCGATTTAG
- the aroQ gene encoding type II 3-dehydroquinate dehydratase encodes MKIVVIQGPNLNMLGVREQSVYGPMRLEQIHAQMKEVAVQNGIEIEFYQSNLEGELVDRIQECYGDADGIIINPAAYTHTSIAIRDAIAAVNLPTIEVHISNIYRREEFRQKSMTAPVCTSSVIGFGPFGYHLAMMGMMQILGEINALRQAQQQQQQETAEA; translated from the coding sequence ATGAAAATAGTCGTAATCCAGGGGCCAAACCTCAACATGCTGGGAGTACGGGAACAGTCGGTCTACGGTCCGATGCGCCTGGAACAGATCCATGCGCAGATGAAAGAGGTTGCCGTACAAAACGGTATCGAGATCGAGTTTTACCAAAGCAATCTCGAAGGCGAGCTGGTCGACCGTATTCAGGAATGTTACGGGGATGCGGACGGGATTATCATCAATCCCGCCGCCTACACCCACACGTCGATCGCGATCCGTGACGCTATCGCCGCGGTGAACCTTCCGACGATCGAAGTGCACATCAGCAACATTTACCGCCGCGAAGAGTTCCGCCAGAAAAGCATGACGGCGCCGGTATGCACCTCGTCGGTAATCGGTTTCGGCCCGTTCGGGTACCATCTTGCGATGATGGGGATGATGCAGATTCTCGGTGAAATCAACGCCCTGCGCCAGGCACAGCAGCAACAACAGCAGGAGACGGCGGAAGCCTAA
- the folK gene encoding 2-amino-4-hydroxy-6-hydroxymethyldihydropteridine diphosphokinase: MFLRRRLDARHCLYVNPMFPRRFGSAEGYRYRVLIGVGGNIGDTLRRIERLRVALGRSPQLRVTRTGAILRNPPFGYAQQADFDNTVIEIATSLQPRALLRRVWRIEKRFGRTRSFPNAPRTLDLDILFFEDRVVQYKELIIPHPHWSERLSVLIPLRSLPSRGKTLRRRYENLDI; encoded by the coding sequence ATGTTCCTGCGCCGTCGGCTCGATGCCCGTCATTGTCTGTACGTGAACCCGATGTTCCCGCGCCGCTTCGGCAGCGCCGAGGGGTATCGCTATCGCGTCCTGATCGGGGTCGGCGGCAACATCGGCGACACTCTGCGCCGTATCGAGCGGTTGCGGGTAGCGCTGGGACGATCCCCGCAGCTGCGGGTCACGCGGACCGGAGCGATTTTGCGCAATCCCCCTTTCGGATACGCGCAACAGGCCGATTTCGACAATACCGTCATCGAGATTGCAACCTCGCTGCAACCGCGGGCGCTGCTTCGACGCGTGTGGCGGATTGAAAAACGGTTCGGACGGACGCGCAGTTTCCCCAACGCGCCCCGGACGCTGGACCTGGATATTCTGTTTTTTGAGGATCGGGTGGTACAATACAAAGAGTTGATTATTCCCCACCCTCACTGGAGCGAACGATTAAGCGTGCTGATCCCGCTGCGAAGCCTGCCTTCGAGGGGAAAAACTCTACGGAGACGATATGAAAATCTTGACATTTAG
- the flhF gene encoding flagellar biosynthesis protein FlhF translates to MKILTFSGSTPAEALKKAQLEVGEEAMLIETREIQKKSLGKSALYEIVVGVEEGNVPKPKIEEPLTKQRPLAQKSSDVLYNISEAAKQISKIAEVTEEEKPAARKAPTVETEDIRRIKDEIEKLGDKVKLIQNMFWDEKAPRLQNAIPPEFAEIYRLARESGMDQDHLDQIMQLTLEHMPSKMRESSETVKRYFQVLLRKMVPVRLESSPKNGAKKVIMLVGPTGVGKTTSIAKLAARFSYLLEKKYKVGLVVLDTYRIGAVEQLMQYARMMKLGIETVVDPPEFSNALNALRYSDYILIDTMGSSPYDKGKIEKIYECLRANDTEYSVDVVLVMPSSIKYEDLKATYDNFAPLGIDTMMFTKLDETRGFGNIFSLVYETKVPVSYFSVGQEVPEDLVVATSDFLVDCLLHGFRKGQTP, encoded by the coding sequence ATGAAAATCTTGACATTTAGCGGTTCCACCCCTGCCGAAGCGCTCAAAAAGGCGCAGCTGGAAGTGGGCGAAGAGGCGATGCTCATCGAGACCCGCGAAATACAGAAAAAATCGCTCGGCAAGAGTGCGCTGTACGAGATCGTTGTCGGTGTCGAAGAGGGGAACGTTCCCAAACCCAAAATCGAAGAACCGCTCACCAAACAGCGTCCGCTCGCCCAAAAAAGCAGCGACGTCCTCTACAATATTTCCGAAGCGGCCAAGCAGATTTCCAAAATCGCCGAAGTGACCGAAGAGGAGAAGCCTGCCGCCCGAAAAGCTCCCACCGTCGAGACCGAAGACATCCGGCGGATCAAGGACGAAATCGAAAAGCTCGGCGACAAGGTGAAACTGATCCAGAACATGTTCTGGGACGAGAAAGCGCCGCGGCTTCAGAACGCAATCCCCCCTGAGTTTGCCGAAATCTACCGCCTTGCCCGCGAGAGCGGGATGGATCAGGATCACCTCGATCAGATCATGCAGCTCACCCTCGAGCACATGCCTTCCAAAATGCGAGAGAGTTCCGAGACGGTGAAACGTTACTTCCAGGTGTTGCTACGAAAAATGGTACCGGTCCGACTGGAGAGTTCCCCCAAGAACGGAGCGAAGAAAGTGATCATGCTCGTCGGCCCGACGGGGGTTGGCAAGACCACGTCGATCGCCAAACTCGCGGCCCGTTTCTCGTATCTGCTGGAGAAAAAGTACAAAGTAGGGCTGGTGGTTCTGGATACCTACCGGATCGGGGCGGTAGAGCAGCTGATGCAGTACGCCCGGATGATGAAACTGGGGATCGAGACGGTCGTGGACCCGCCGGAATTTTCCAACGCGCTCAACGCGCTGCGGTACAGCGATTACATCCTGATCGATACGATGGGGTCGTCGCCTTACGACAAAGGGAAAATCGAAAAGATCTACGAGTGCCTTCGCGCCAACGATACCGAGTACAGCGTCGACGTCGTCCTGGTTATGCCCAGCTCGATCAAATACGAAGACCTCAAAGCGACGTACGACAATTTTGCGCCGCTGGGTATCGATACGATGATGTTCACCAAACTCGACGAAACGCGCGGTTTCGGGAACATTTTTTCGCTGGTATACGAGACGAAAGTCCCGGTCAGCTATTTCTCGGTCGGGCAGGAAGTCCCCGAAGATCTGGTGGTAGCGACCAGCGACTTTCTGGTCGATTGCCTGCTGCACGGTTTCCGTAAGGGGCAGACCCCATGA
- a CDS encoding MinD/ParA family protein yields the protein MIHQAAKLEALVSQNRKATAKKTRFIAITSGKGGVGKSTISSNMAYIMAKYGLKVGIFDADIGLANLDVMFNVKIQKNILHVLKGEAGVADILVPIEKNLVLIPGESGEEIFKYASGGLFERFMDEAEVLEDLDVMIIDTGAGIGEHIQLFLRACDDVIVVTVPDPAAITDAYATIKVTSRLRDEINVIMNQVRSAKEAEALFEKINKVAQANIGPSLRLNYLGQVSNDPKISTSVKKRALFARDFPTATPTNELEMIVKRIARKLERNVLVDPKESGLGGLFKRLMDHF from the coding sequence ATGATCCATCAGGCCGCGAAACTCGAAGCGCTGGTAAGCCAAAACCGCAAGGCGACCGCGAAAAAAACCCGTTTTATCGCCATTACCAGCGGCAAGGGGGGAGTCGGGAAAAGCACGATCAGTTCGAATATGGCCTACATCATGGCCAAATACGGGCTTAAAGTCGGGATATTCGATGCCGATATCGGGCTGGCCAACCTGGATGTGATGTTCAACGTCAAGATCCAGAAAAACATCCTCCACGTCCTCAAAGGGGAGGCGGGGGTCGCGGATATACTGGTACCCATCGAAAAAAACCTTGTCCTGATCCCCGGCGAAAGCGGCGAAGAGATTTTCAAGTACGCGTCGGGGGGGCTGTTCGAGCGCTTCATGGACGAAGCGGAGGTGCTCGAAGATCTGGATGTCATGATCATCGATACGGGGGCGGGAATCGGCGAACACATCCAGCTTTTCTTGCGGGCGTGTGACGACGTGATCGTCGTCACGGTTCCCGATCCCGCGGCGATTACCGATGCCTACGCGACGATCAAGGTCACGTCTCGCCTGCGCGACGAGATCAACGTCATCATGAACCAGGTTCGCAGCGCCAAAGAGGCCGAAGCGCTGTTTGAGAAGATCAACAAGGTCGCCCAGGCCAACATCGGCCCCTCGCTCCGGCTCAACTACCTGGGGCAGGTGTCGAACGATCCAAAGATTTCGACCAGCGTTAAAAAGCGGGCCCTTTTCGCCCGCGATTTTCCGACGGCGACTCCCACGAACGAGCTGGAGATGATCGTTAAACGGATCGCGAGAAAACTGGAACGGAACGTGCTAGTTGACCCTAAAGAGAGCGGTTTGGGCGGGTTGTTCAAACGGCTTATGGACCATTTTTAA
- a CDS encoding RNA polymerase sigma factor FliA — protein MSGTNAYSEHLKHKEDQLAIQYLPAVKAMSFRLKERLPSSIDYMDLCAIGTEELVKLARRYDDSQNDSFWGYAKTRVYGAMLDYLRSLDMVSRSSRKLIKDIDNAIELYLADHDEEPSDAELSVMLDVEEEKIHEARIASDIYTVLPLDDQLGTPEQEGILERIEHEDLIEAIKEVLMGFDEREQMIIQLYYFEELTLKEISEIVNITESRISQIHKSVIRRIKDAVGGR, from the coding sequence ATGAGCGGAACCAACGCCTACAGCGAGCATCTCAAGCACAAAGAAGACCAGCTGGCGATCCAGTATCTTCCGGCAGTGAAAGCGATGTCGTTCCGGCTGAAAGAACGGCTTCCCAGCTCGATCGATTACATGGACCTTTGCGCGATCGGGACGGAAGAACTGGTCAAGCTGGCCCGCCGTTACGACGACTCGCAGAACGACTCGTTCTGGGGATACGCCAAAACACGGGTGTACGGGGCGATGCTCGATTACCTCCGTTCGCTCGATATGGTGAGCCGTTCGAGCCGGAAACTGATTAAAGACATCGATAACGCGATAGAATTGTATCTGGCCGATCATGACGAAGAACCAAGCGACGCGGAACTCTCCGTGATGCTCGACGTCGAGGAGGAAAAGATTCACGAAGCGCGGATCGCTTCGGATATCTACACGGTCCTTCCCCTGGACGACCAGTTGGGGACCCCCGAACAAGAGGGTATACTGGAACGGATCGAACACGAAGATCTGATCGAAGCGATCAAAGAGGTCCTGATGGGATTTGACGAACGCGAGCAGATGATCATCCAGCTCTATTATTTCGAGGAACTGACCCTCAAAGAGATCAGTGAAATCGTCAACATCACCGAATCGCGCATTTCGCAGATTCACAAATCGGTGATCCGACGGATTAAAGACGCGGTAGGAGGACGATAA
- the fliM gene encoding flagellar motor switch protein FliM, translating into MADILSQEEIDALLDVVDDEGDAALDAGEETLFPQRQITLYDFKRPNRVSKEQLRAFRGIHDKMARSIASQISAIMRSIVEIQLHSVDQMTYGEFLMSLPNPTSFNVFSMKPLEGNGVLEINPSIAFPMLDRILGGKGEPFETNREFSDIELSLFETILRVMMGTLREAWGPVTDLYPQVESKESSPNVVQIVAQNEIVVMVVMEIIIGHSSGMMNICYPVIALEPILPKLASRDLMLNETSSKKSRNQELQVLLGGAHVNVDVNLGTAELSLNELLDLKEGDIIRLNVPADDMVQVSVDGKERFTGQMGLRRFRKSVQVTSVIDTEKDAVKRALKEFEVKRKERISGVKDIIRGPLEDEEEEDE; encoded by the coding sequence ATGGCTGACATTCTGTCGCAAGAAGAGATCGACGCCCTTCTCGACGTCGTCGACGACGAAGGGGATGCCGCGCTGGACGCGGGGGAAGAGACCCTTTTCCCTCAGCGCCAGATCACCCTGTACGATTTCAAACGCCCCAACCGGGTTTCCAAAGAGCAGCTGCGCGCTTTCCGGGGGATCCACGACAAGATGGCGCGCTCCATCGCATCCCAGATTTCGGCGATCATGCGTTCGATCGTCGAGATCCAGCTTCACTCGGTCGACCAGATGACGTACGGGGAGTTTTTGATGTCGCTCCCCAACCCCACGAGCTTCAACGTTTTTTCGATGAAGCCGCTGGAGGGGAACGGGGTTTTGGAGATCAACCCCTCCATCGCCTTCCCGATGCTCGACCGCATCCTCGGCGGAAAAGGGGAACCTTTCGAAACAAACCGCGAGTTTTCCGATATCGAACTCTCGCTGTTCGAGACGATTTTGCGGGTTATGATGGGGACGCTGCGTGAAGCGTGGGGGCCCGTAACCGATCTTTATCCGCAGGTCGAATCGAAAGAATCAAGCCCGAACGTCGTCCAGATCGTCGCCCAGAACGAAATCGTCGTCATGGTCGTCATGGAGATCATCATCGGGCACAGTTCGGGTATGATGAACATCTGTTATCCGGTCATCGCCCTTGAGCCGATTCTCCCCAAGCTCGCCAGCCGCGACCTGATGCTCAACGAGACGAGTTCGAAAAAAAGCCGGAACCAGGAGCTGCAGGTGCTTCTTGGGGGGGCGCACGTCAACGTCGACGTCAACCTCGGGACCGCGGAACTGAGTCTGAACGAGCTGCTCGATCTCAAAGAGGGGGACATTATCCGTCTCAACGTCCCCGCCGACGATATGGTGCAGGTGAGCGTGGACGGCAAAGAGCGGTTTACGGGACAGATGGGGCTTCGCCGTTTCCGCAAATCGGTTCAGGTCACATCGGTCATCGATACCGAAAAAGATGCCGTCAAGCGGGCGCTTAAAGAGTTCGAAGTCAAACGTAAAGAACGGATCAGCGGAGTCAAGGACATTATCCGCGGGCCATTAGAGGATGAGGAGGAAGAAGATGAGTGA
- the fliY gene encoding flagellar motor switch protein FliY → MSDFAGIYAQEAVATIEGLTGQTPKIALKEAEDISIVSNVIPPIALVHVSFTGDASGKGIVMMPPQLATALGDMMLGGDGEGQDTMSDEDMDAVKEIVSNIVGAMSTTLGSQKEIPKFTIKPEKAEFIPENGEVHLDRYAKMFVFTFSLGAIESLMMFAIDSAINDALSGPSAPAQNTSAGSASPSKGGIFDAPSEERAVKLEDNEMKNISLIMDVKLPVRVRIGKKKMLLKDVLSMDIGSVIELNQLANDPLDILVDDNVIAQGEVVIVDGNFGVQVTSIGTKRDRLNKLKG, encoded by the coding sequence ATGAGTGATTTTGCCGGAATATATGCCCAGGAAGCGGTTGCGACGATTGAAGGGCTGACAGGACAGACACCCAAAATCGCCCTCAAAGAGGCCGAAGACATCTCGATCGTCTCCAACGTCATCCCTCCGATCGCACTGGTGCACGTCAGTTTCACCGGCGATGCGTCGGGTAAAGGGATCGTGATGATGCCGCCCCAGCTGGCGACGGCGCTGGGAGACATGATGCTCGGCGGCGACGGCGAAGGGCAGGATACGATGTCTGATGAGGATATGGACGCGGTCAAAGAGATCGTTTCCAACATCGTCGGGGCGATGAGTACGACGCTGGGATCGCAAAAAGAGATTCCAAAATTTACGATCAAGCCCGAAAAAGCGGAATTCATCCCCGAAAACGGGGAGGTGCATCTGGACCGCTATGCCAAAATGTTCGTCTTTACGTTTTCGCTCGGGGCGATCGAATCGCTGATGATGTTCGCAATCGATTCGGCGATCAATGATGCCCTCAGCGGCCCTTCCGCACCGGCGCAGAACACTTCGGCGGGATCGGCATCGCCCTCCAAAGGGGGGATCTTCGATGCTCCCTCCGAAGAACGGGCGGTCAAGCTCGAAGACAACGAAATGAAAAACATTTCGCTCATCATGGACGTCAAACTTCCTGTCCGGGTTCGGATCGGGAAGAAGAAGATGCTCCTGAAAGACGTTCTGAGCATGGATATCGGTTCGGTCATCGAACTCAACCAGCTCGCCAACGATCCACTCGATATTCTGGTCGACGACAATGTCATCGCGCAGGGGGAAGTGGTGATCGTGGACGGAAACTTCGGCGTTCAGGTAACGTCGATCGGAACCAAACGGGACCGTCTGAACAAATTGAAAGGGTGA
- a CDS encoding TIGR00730 family Rossman fold protein has protein sequence MGRRRNGKKEACRKYVQDIKSADVWSVFKIIADFVQGFDELGDLGPSVTIFGSARVDENHPYYQQALQLSSMLGSRGYNVITGGGPGVMEAANRGAYDYEEVESIGLNIELPEEQQPNPYITKGRQFDYFFSRKVMLVKYSMAYVIFPGGFGTLDEMFEALTLIQTRKVTGVKLFVIGTDFYAPLMEFIRTRLLAEGMIDEADLGFFTLTDDLHYVVTEIEKSMIAQMISLEEQGLDHTKYYETLSSYMTDKHPIEETEF, from the coding sequence ATGGGCCGCAGAAGAAATGGAAAAAAAGAGGCGTGCCGCAAATACGTCCAGGACATCAAGTCCGCCGACGTCTGGAGCGTCTTCAAAATCATCGCCGATTTCGTGCAGGGATTCGACGAGCTCGGTGACCTCGGCCCTTCGGTGACGATTTTCGGGAGTGCACGGGTGGATGAAAATCACCCCTACTACCAGCAGGCGCTCCAGCTCTCCAGCATGCTCGGCTCCCGCGGCTACAACGTCATCACCGGCGGCGGCCCGGGCGTCATGGAAGCGGCGAACCGCGGCGCGTACGATTACGAAGAGGTCGAATCGATCGGTTTGAACATCGAACTCCCCGAAGAACAACAGCCCAACCCCTACATTACGAAAGGGCGGCAGTTTGATTATTTCTTCTCCCGTAAGGTGATGCTCGTCAAATACTCGATGGCGTACGTCATATTTCCCGGGGGATTCGGAACGCTGGATGAGATGTTCGAAGCGCTTACCCTGATCCAGACCCGTAAAGTGACGGGGGTCAAACTCTTCGTCATCGGGACCGATTTTTACGCGCCGCTGATGGAATTCATCCGTACCCGCCTACTCGCAGAGGGGATGATCGACGAGGCCGATCTTGGTTTTTTTACCCTTACCGACGATTTGCATTACGTGGTGACTGAAATCGAAAAATCGATGATTGCCCAGATGATATCGCTCGAAGAGCAGGGGCTCGATCACACCAAGTATTACGAGACGCTCTCTTCGTACATGACCGACAAACATCCGATCGAGGAGACAGAATTCTGA
- the mnmA gene encoding tRNA 2-thiouridine(34) synthase MnmA, giving the protein MKRKKVLIGMSGGVDSTVSTLLLKEQGYEVEGVYMKLHSKPGYHEIHQARAQKAADFAGVKLHILDLQDKFNEKVFTPFIETYKEGKTPNPCALCNRNIKFGAMVAFADEVGADYVATGHYIRHDGKYLLQASDDTKDQSYFLFYIDPALVPRLLFPLGERHKADIKAYAASVPGLESFATQGESSEICFVETTYMDVLKPYVAVDQEGEVLDLEGNVVGKHKGYMHYTIGKRKGFTVHGAHDPHFVVEIRPETNQIVVGPREALECRYVELENVNLFDERQEFDCEVKLRYRTQAVPCHVSIEGNRAKVDLAEPVLGVASGQAGVFYDGDKLLGGGWIV; this is encoded by the coding sequence ATGAAACGCAAAAAAGTGCTGATCGGGATGAGCGGCGGCGTCGACTCCACCGTCTCGACCCTTTTGCTCAAAGAGCAGGGGTATGAAGTGGAAGGGGTGTACATGAAGCTGCACTCCAAACCCGGCTATCATGAGATCCACCAGGCGCGCGCACAGAAAGCGGCCGATTTTGCGGGGGTGAAACTCCATATCCTCGATTTGCAGGATAAATTCAACGAGAAAGTGTTTACCCCGTTTATCGAAACCTACAAAGAGGGGAAAACGCCCAACCCGTGCGCGTTGTGCAACCGCAATATCAAATTCGGAGCCATGGTGGCGTTTGCCGATGAGGTGGGTGCCGATTATGTCGCGACGGGGCATTACATTCGCCATGACGGAAAATACCTTCTCCAGGCGAGCGACGATACGAAAGACCAGAGCTATTTTCTTTTCTACATCGATCCCGCATTGGTACCGAGACTTTTGTTTCCGCTGGGAGAGCGTCACAAAGCCGATATCAAAGCTTATGCCGCATCGGTCCCCGGGCTCGAATCGTTTGCGACGCAGGGGGAGTCGAGCGAGATCTGTTTCGTCGAGACGACCTACATGGACGTTTTGAAACCTTACGTGGCCGTCGATCAGGAAGGGGAAGTGCTCGACCTGGAGGGAAACGTCGTCGGTAAACACAAAGGGTACATGCACTATACGATCGGCAAACGCAAAGGGTTTACCGTCCATGGTGCCCACGATCCCCATTTCGTGGTGGAGATCCGTCCTGAAACCAACCAGATCGTCGTCGGCCCGCGCGAAGCACTGGAATGCCGCTACGTGGAGCTCGAAAACGTCAACCTTTTCGACGAACGGCAGGAATTTGACTGCGAAGTAAAACTCCGCTACCGAACACAAGCGGTTCCCTGCCATGTGAGCATCGAAGGGAACCGTGCGAAAGTCGACCTGGCCGAACCCGTTCTTGGGGTCGCTTCGGGACAGGCGGGGGTTTTTTACGACGGCGATAAGCTGCTCGGCGGCGGGTGGATCGTTTGA
- a CDS encoding MFS transporter gives MDRLIRPKHKIIAAGIIGNVIEYYDFALIGFLAVMMGQLFFPSGDPFLSLLGSFGAFAAGMVMRPVGALVFGHIGDRIGRRFALMSSLALMALPTFLIGFLPTYAQIGIAAPIMLVALRMIQGLSVGGEYASSIVYLVEQSSHGRQNLYGSFVSVGAKIGMALGSGFCGFLLWQLGEEAMMEWGWRIPFWVSILIAAAGLYLRRNLTDDYEPPHDKAVPIVAIVRHHRREFWQFLSVASAIWVFYYTVFVYLPIWLEKSAGLSKAQAGEINTLSIVIGVVSIPLMAMVADRFGSLRVMRHAALGLALGVYPLFYAMSVGGYWGAMAGAAALVVLLCAFQAPIFAATVKALPHHGYRASFTAVILGSAAGIVGGITPAVMTSISKFSTDPYAPSYLIAIASALGWWVLGRIVKPRE, from the coding sequence GTGGATCGTTTGATCCGGCCCAAGCACAAAATCATCGCCGCGGGAATTATCGGCAACGTCATCGAATATTACGACTTCGCGCTGATCGGCTTCCTGGCCGTGATGATGGGACAGCTTTTTTTCCCTTCCGGCGATCCGTTTCTGTCGTTGCTGGGGTCGTTTGGCGCTTTTGCCGCGGGGATGGTGATGCGTCCTGTGGGGGCGCTCGTTTTCGGCCACATCGGGGATCGGATCGGGCGGCGTTTTGCACTGATGAGTTCGCTCGCACTGATGGCGCTGCCGACTTTTTTGATCGGATTTCTCCCCACCTACGCACAAATCGGGATCGCCGCGCCGATCATGCTCGTGGCGCTTCGGATGATCCAGGGGCTCTCGGTCGGAGGTGAATACGCCAGTTCCATCGTCTACCTGGTCGAACAGTCCTCACACGGACGGCAGAACCTTTACGGATCTTTCGTTTCGGTAGGGGCGAAAATCGGGATGGCGCTTGGATCGGGGTTTTGCGGATTTCTTCTGTGGCAGCTTGGCGAAGAGGCGATGATGGAATGGGGATGGAGAATCCCCTTCTGGGTCAGTATCCTCATCGCCGCAGCAGGGCTCTACCTGCGGCGAAACCTCACCGACGATTACGAACCGCCACACGATAAAGCGGTTCCGATCGTTGCGATCGTGCGCCATCACCGACGCGAATTCTGGCAGTTCCTTTCCGTCGCGTCGGCGATCTGGGTTTTTTATTACACCGTATTCGTTTACCTGCCTATCTGGCTGGAGAAGAGTGCCGGTCTCAGTAAGGCCCAGGCCGGTGAGATCAATACCCTCTCCATCGTCATCGGCGTCGTTTCCATCCCGCTGATGGCGATGGTGGCCGATCGGTTCGGCTCCCTGCGGGTGATGCGTCATGCGGCACTGGGGCTGGCCCTGGGCGTCTATCCGCTCTTTTATGCCATGAGTGTCGGCGGGTACTGGGGCGCGATGGCGGGTGCGGCGGCGCTGGTCGTGTTACTGTGCGCATTTCAGGCCCCCATCTTCGCCGCCACGGTCAAAGCGCTTCCCCATCACGGCTATCGGGCCTCTTTTACCGCGGTAATCCTGGGAAGTGCGGCGGGGATCGTCGGGGGGATCACCCCTGCGGTGATGACCTCCATCAGTAAATTCAGTACCGATCCCTATGCCCCCTCATATCTGATCGCGATCGCTTCGGCGCTTGGGTGGTGGGTCCTTGGCCGGATCGTGAAACCTCGGGAATAA